The following proteins come from a genomic window of Kitasatospora sp. NBC_01246:
- a CDS encoding glycoside hydrolase family 15 protein, whose translation MTKAGRRAGSVRRLDVPRTPSPRQEWPMNDYPPIANHGLVGDLQTAALIASDGTVDWWCTPRFDSPSLFASLLDSDRGGHCRLAADLGEDATVRQLYLPDTPILITRFLAEQGVGEVIDFMEPITSDEPAARHRLIRVARVVRGSLPFELICRPRFDYGRASHTLDRLDDGSAVFHGPDDDLHVQATEQITLHADGHDVSARFTLHAGESAAVVLTSETGAPGTRGGHPGGPPPTVEEVTAAFDACRDFWLGWLRSCRYKGRWHEMVVRSAITLKLLTYAPTGAPIAAPTMGLPEQIGSERNWDYRYTWVRDASLSVRALIDLGFTDEADAFRRWMRERLEAGGTASGEPLQIMYRVDGEPHLTEEALDHLEGYRRSAPVRAGNAAADQIQLDIYGEAAYALAQSEDIGGIRGWQVFADLIDWLCDHWDRPDEGIWETRGGQKNFTYSRLMTWVAFDRAIRLATTHSRPADLARWREARDTVFRQIIERGWSDNRRAFVQHYDSEVLDASLLLMPRVGFLSPTDPDWLSTLDAMTDELVSDSLVYRYDPAASPDGLQGSEGTFSLCSFLYVEALARSGRVHQARYAFDKMLTYANHVGLFAEEIGPSGEQLGNFPQAFTHLALVAAAIALDKELDRAEQQPGA comes from the coding sequence CTGACCAAGGCAGGCCGCCGGGCCGGCAGTGTCCGCCGGCTCGACGTCCCGAGAACGCCGTCTCCCCGGCAGGAGTGGCCCATGAACGACTACCCCCCGATCGCGAACCACGGCTTGGTGGGAGACCTGCAGACCGCGGCGCTGATCGCCTCCGACGGGACCGTGGACTGGTGGTGCACGCCCCGGTTCGACTCGCCCAGCCTGTTCGCGTCGCTGCTCGACAGCGACCGCGGCGGCCACTGCCGCCTCGCCGCCGACCTCGGAGAAGACGCCACGGTGCGCCAGCTCTACCTGCCGGACACGCCGATCCTCATCACCCGGTTCCTGGCCGAGCAGGGCGTCGGCGAGGTCATCGACTTCATGGAACCCATCACCTCCGACGAGCCGGCCGCACGGCACCGGCTGATCCGGGTCGCCCGAGTGGTCCGCGGCAGCCTCCCGTTCGAGCTGATCTGCCGACCCCGCTTCGACTACGGCCGCGCCTCGCACACCCTCGACCGCCTCGACGACGGAAGCGCCGTCTTCCACGGTCCCGACGACGACCTGCACGTCCAGGCGACCGAGCAGATCACGCTCCACGCCGACGGCCACGACGTCTCCGCGCGTTTCACCCTGCACGCGGGCGAGAGCGCCGCGGTCGTCCTCACCAGCGAGACCGGCGCGCCGGGCACCCGTGGCGGGCACCCCGGCGGGCCACCGCCGACCGTCGAGGAGGTGACCGCGGCGTTCGACGCCTGCCGGGACTTCTGGCTCGGCTGGCTGCGCTCCTGCCGTTACAAGGGCCGCTGGCACGAGATGGTCGTCCGCTCCGCGATCACCCTCAAGCTGCTCACCTACGCGCCGACGGGTGCCCCGATCGCGGCGCCCACCATGGGCCTGCCCGAGCAGATCGGCAGCGAGCGCAACTGGGACTACCGCTACACCTGGGTCCGGGACGCGTCACTGTCGGTGCGCGCGCTGATCGACCTCGGCTTCACCGACGAGGCCGACGCCTTCCGGCGGTGGATGCGCGAGCGGCTGGAGGCCGGCGGCACCGCCTCCGGCGAGCCGCTGCAGATCATGTACCGCGTCGACGGGGAGCCCCACCTGACCGAGGAGGCCCTCGACCACCTGGAGGGCTACCGGCGCTCCGCCCCCGTGCGGGCCGGCAACGCCGCGGCCGACCAGATCCAGCTCGACATCTACGGCGAGGCGGCCTACGCCCTGGCCCAGAGCGAGGACATCGGCGGCATCCGCGGCTGGCAGGTGTTCGCCGATCTGATCGACTGGCTGTGCGACCACTGGGACCGCCCGGACGAGGGCATCTGGGAGACCCGCGGCGGACAGAAGAACTTCACCTACAGTCGGCTGATGACCTGGGTCGCCTTCGACCGGGCGATCCGACTGGCCACCACGCACTCCCGCCCCGCCGACCTCGCCCGCTGGCGCGAAGCCCGCGACACGGTCTTCCGGCAGATCATCGAGCGCGGCTGGAGCGACAACCGCCGGGCCTTCGTCCAGCACTACGACAGCGAGGTGCTCGACGCCTCCCTGCTCCTCATGCCCCGCGTCGGATTCCTGTCGCCCACCGACCCGGACTGGCTCAGCACGCTGGACGCGATGACCGACGAACTCGTCAGCGACAGCCTGGTCTACCGCTACGACCCGGCGGCCTCGCCCGACGGCCTCCAGGGGTCGGAGGGCACCTTCAGCCTGTGCAGCTTCCTGTACGTCGAGGCCCTCGCCCGCTCCGGCCGCGTCCACCAGGCCCGCTACGCCTTCGACAAGATGCTCACCTACGCCAACCACGTCGGCCTGTTCGCCGAGGAGATCGGCCCGTCCGGCGAGCAACTCGGCAACTTCCCGCAGGCGTTCACCCATCTCGCGCTGGTGGCAGCGGCCATCGCCCTCGACAAGGAGCTCGACCGCGCCGAACAGCAGCCGGGCGCCTGA
- a CDS encoding MFS transporter, whose amino-acid sequence MLAPLALAQFICSFAGSNMNVMINDISRDLNTTVQGVQVAITVFLLVMAALMIPGGKATDRFGRKRCFLAGLAVYGVGAILSAVSPGLGVLILGNSVLEGVGTALLIPPVYILTTLLYPDLTSRARAFGVIMAAGGVGAAAGPLIGGLITSAISWRAAFVFQAVVIALIILLSRTLVDPLPPDPDRHFDVRGAVLSAGGLVLIVMGILAADNNLWLAGGLIAAGALVLAWFLHWIRSEERAGVEPLLSTALFRDRTSNLGLVTQNAQWLLLMGTSFTVATYLQVVRGYDAIETGVIFTAATVGVLATSLAAERLAERFAQRTLIITGFALAVCGIAVLLALVAGSPSAWAFAPGLLLIGLGLGVMLTPSVNVVQSAFPEDQQGEISGLSRSVSNLGSSFGTAIAGTILIANLTKNAYAAAMATLALAALIGLATATRLPRTGPTAPPPAAARPRP is encoded by the coding sequence ATGCTGGCGCCGCTCGCGCTGGCGCAGTTCATCTGCAGCTTCGCCGGCTCCAACATGAACGTGATGATCAACGACATCAGCCGCGACCTGAACACCACCGTCCAGGGCGTGCAGGTCGCGATCACCGTGTTCCTGCTCGTCATGGCCGCCCTGATGATCCCGGGCGGCAAGGCGACCGACCGGTTCGGCCGCAAGCGCTGCTTTCTCGCCGGCCTCGCCGTCTACGGGGTCGGCGCGATCCTCAGCGCGGTGTCCCCGGGGCTGGGCGTGCTGATCCTCGGCAACTCCGTCCTCGAAGGCGTCGGCACGGCCCTGCTCATCCCCCCGGTCTACATCCTGACCACCCTGCTGTACCCCGACCTGACCTCCCGAGCCCGCGCGTTCGGGGTCATCATGGCCGCCGGCGGCGTCGGGGCGGCAGCGGGCCCGCTGATCGGCGGCCTGATCACCTCCGCGATCAGCTGGCGCGCGGCGTTCGTCTTCCAGGCCGTGGTGATCGCGCTGATCATCCTGCTGAGCCGCACCCTCGTCGACCCGCTGCCCCCCGACCCCGACCGCCACTTCGATGTCCGGGGCGCCGTGCTGTCCGCGGGCGGGCTGGTCCTGATCGTCATGGGCATCCTGGCCGCCGACAACAACCTGTGGCTCGCCGGCGGCCTGATCGCCGCCGGAGCCCTCGTCCTGGCCTGGTTCCTGCACTGGATCCGCAGCGAGGAACGCGCCGGCGTGGAACCGCTGCTGTCGACCGCGCTCTTCCGCGACCGCACCTCGAACCTCGGCCTCGTCACGCAGAACGCCCAGTGGCTGCTGCTCATGGGAACCTCGTTCACCGTCGCCACCTACCTCCAGGTGGTCCGCGGCTACGACGCCATCGAAACCGGCGTCATCTTCACCGCCGCCACCGTCGGGGTGCTCGCCACCTCGCTCGCCGCCGAACGCCTCGCCGAGCGCTTCGCGCAGCGGACCCTCATCATCACCGGGTTCGCCCTCGCCGTCTGCGGCATCGCCGTCCTGCTCGCCCTGGTCGCCGGCAGCCCCAGCGCCTGGGCGTTCGCCCCCGGCCTGCTGCTGATCGGCCTGGGCCTCGGCGTCATGCTCACCCCCTCCGTGAACGTGGTCCAGTCCGCCTTCCCGGAGGACCAACAGGGCGAGATCTCCGGCCTGTCCCGGAGCGTCTCCAACCTCGGCTCCTCCTTCGGCACCGCCATCGCCGGCACCATCCTGATCGCGAACCTCACCAAGAACGCCTACGCCGCCGCGATGGCCACCCTCGCCCTCGCCGCCCTCATCGGCCTCGCCACCGCCACCCGCCTCCCCCGCACCGGCCCCACCGCCCCACCCCCGGCCGCCGCCCGGCCCCGGCCGTGA
- a CDS encoding VOC family protein — protein MLTNIMYVTLYVTDQDRALRFYTEQLGLEKRVDYPGPDGRFLTVGVSGGPLEIILWPHAAASGQPAALRPGTTPGPVFLESDDLRADFKVLRERGVTFDQPEPEDYGYGIRIEAVDPDGNRISLRQRATWQSKGDA, from the coding sequence GTCACCGACCAGGACCGCGCGCTGAGGTTCTACACGGAGCAGCTCGGCCTGGAGAAGCGCGTCGACTACCCCGGTCCTGACGGGCGCTTCCTCACCGTAGGTGTCTCCGGCGGCCCGTTGGAGATCATCCTCTGGCCGCACGCCGCAGCCTCGGGGCAGCCGGCCGCGCTGCGGCCGGGCACGACGCCCGGTCCGGTCTTCCTCGAATCGGACGACCTGCGGGCGGACTTCAAGGTGCTCCGCGAGCGCGGTGTGACCTTCGACCAGCCCGAACCGGAGGACTACGGGTACGGGATCCGGATCGAGGCCGTGGATCCCGACGGGAACCGGATCTCGCTGCGCCAGCGGGCGACCTGGCAGAGCAAGGGCGATGCCTGA